A single region of the Arthrobacter sp. V1I7 genome encodes:
- a CDS encoding ABC transporter ATP-binding protein yields the protein MSTQSGESANTGSTGQSEEINYMTDARPIAADAAAPGCKKRDPIVVAENVTRSFGGINAVDVDYLEIPRHKITALIGPNGAGKTTLFNLLTGFDTPNSGKWQFEGQSIAGVSPYKVARMGMVRTFQLTKVMGKLTVMENMRLGGSNQPGERLSKALFKGIWGGREKEITAQANILLEKFKLDAKKDDYAASLSGGQRKLLEMARSLMVRPKLVMLDEPMAGVNPALTQSLLDHIKNLKAEGMTVLFVEHDMNMVRHIADWVVVMAEGKIVAEGPPAEVMKNPAVIDAYLGAHHDVDLGDSEGIKELAAELVADEESIVGTENAGIISLDVVAHDAEEPTRPASNGSAHGRRSADEPNRTDKETE from the coding sequence ATGAGCACCCAAAGCGGAGAATCCGCAAACACCGGAAGCACCGGACAGTCAGAAGAAATCAACTACATGACGGACGCGCGTCCGATTGCCGCCGACGCGGCGGCACCGGGTTGCAAGAAGCGCGATCCGATCGTGGTGGCGGAAAACGTCACCCGCAGCTTCGGCGGCATCAACGCCGTCGACGTCGACTACCTTGAGATCCCGAGGCACAAGATCACGGCTCTGATCGGCCCGAACGGTGCCGGCAAGACGACCCTGTTCAACCTGCTCACGGGCTTCGATACGCCCAACTCGGGCAAGTGGCAGTTCGAAGGCCAGAGCATTGCCGGAGTCTCGCCGTACAAGGTGGCCCGGATGGGCATGGTCCGTACTTTCCAGTTGACCAAGGTCATGGGCAAGCTCACCGTGATGGAAAACATGCGCCTGGGTGGCTCCAACCAGCCCGGAGAGCGGCTGTCAAAGGCACTCTTCAAGGGCATCTGGGGCGGCCGGGAGAAGGAAATCACTGCCCAGGCAAATATCCTGCTGGAGAAATTCAAGCTGGATGCGAAGAAGGACGACTACGCGGCGTCGCTTTCCGGCGGCCAGCGCAAGCTGCTCGAAATGGCCCGGTCCCTGATGGTCCGGCCCAAACTGGTCATGCTTGACGAGCCGATGGCCGGGGTTAATCCGGCGCTGACGCAGTCGCTGCTGGACCACATCAAGAACCTCAAGGCCGAGGGAATGACCGTGCTCTTCGTTGAGCACGACATGAACATGGTCCGTCATATCGCCGACTGGGTCGTCGTGATGGCCGAGGGCAAGATCGTGGCCGAGGGCCCGCCCGCCGAGGTCATGAAGAACCCTGCAGTGATTGACGCCTACCTGGGCGCCCACCACGACGTGGACCTGGGTGACTCGGAAGGCATCAAGGAGCTCGCAGCCGAACTCGTCGCTGATGAGGAATCGATTGTCGGCACCGAAAACGCCGGCATCATCTCCCTCGACGTGGTTGCCCACGATGCGGAGGAGCCGACCAGGCCGGCCAGCAACGGTTCGGCCCACGGCAGGCGTAGCGCCGATGAGCCGAACCGGACAGACAAGGAAACAGAATGA
- a CDS encoding branched-chain amino acid ABC transporter permease gives MGAVFAAVAALLLIVAPASQATTPSPTPSPTATTFQNSISGFLRGDDRAPIADVTITAKSGDFTGTTKSGANGSWTIGVPTQGTYEIELDESTLPEGIKLAEGQENPRRVTFSQTSNLSVIFTFGEGIVIQQQDFGQNLLNRLVAGLSFGLLLALASVGLSLIFGTTGLTNFAHGEMVTLGAVLVFAFNAMGLPFWLAIILALLGGGLFGYAQDAGLWKPLRRRGTGLVPMMIVSIGLALAVRYVIQFYFGGATQQLPFAQSSEIQIGPVSISPNNLWSLVISAVVIAILGVILLKTRLGKATRAVADNPALAAASGIDVDSVIRIVWITGGMLASLGGILWAYYRPGVTFDMGSQILLLIFAGVTLGGLGTVWGALIGSIIVGIFVELTTVFGLAADLKYVGALFIMIVVLLFRPQGILGRRERVG, from the coding sequence GTGGGGGCCGTATTTGCCGCCGTGGCCGCACTACTGCTCATCGTCGCACCGGCATCACAGGCCACGACTCCCTCGCCGACACCATCCCCGACGGCTACCACGTTCCAAAACAGCATCAGCGGCTTCCTCCGCGGCGACGACCGCGCGCCGATAGCCGACGTGACCATCACTGCCAAGAGCGGTGACTTCACGGGAACCACGAAGTCGGGAGCCAACGGCTCATGGACCATCGGTGTCCCCACACAGGGGACGTACGAGATTGAGCTGGATGAATCCACCCTTCCGGAGGGCATCAAGCTGGCCGAGGGACAGGAAAACCCCCGCAGGGTCACTTTCAGCCAGACCTCCAACCTCTCCGTGATTTTCACCTTCGGTGAGGGCATTGTCATCCAGCAGCAGGACTTCGGCCAGAACCTGCTGAACCGTCTCGTGGCCGGCCTCAGCTTCGGTCTCCTGCTCGCCCTCGCGTCCGTGGGCCTGTCATTGATCTTCGGCACCACCGGCCTGACCAACTTTGCGCACGGCGAAATGGTGACGCTCGGCGCCGTCCTCGTCTTTGCCTTCAACGCGATGGGCCTGCCGTTCTGGCTCGCGATCATCCTGGCCCTGCTGGGCGGCGGACTGTTCGGCTATGCCCAGGATGCAGGTCTTTGGAAGCCGCTGCGGCGCCGCGGTACCGGCCTGGTTCCCATGATGATCGTGAGCATCGGCCTCGCGCTGGCCGTCCGCTACGTGATCCAGTTCTACTTCGGCGGCGCCACGCAGCAGCTGCCGTTCGCGCAGAGTTCTGAAATCCAGATCGGGCCCGTCTCCATTTCCCCTAACAACCTCTGGTCCCTCGTCATCAGCGCTGTCGTCATCGCCATCCTCGGTGTCATCCTGCTGAAGACCCGGCTCGGTAAGGCCACCCGGGCGGTCGCCGACAACCCGGCACTGGCCGCCGCCTCCGGCATCGACGTCGACTCCGTCATCAGGATCGTCTGGATTACCGGCGGCATGCTCGCCTCGCTGGGCGGCATCCTCTGGGCGTACTACCGTCCCGGCGTCACCTTCGACATGGGTTCGCAGATCCTGCTGCTCATCTTCGCCGGCGTCACCCTCGGTGGCCTCGGCACGGTCTGGGGTGCCCTGATCGGTTCCATCATTGTCGGCATCTTCGTGGAGCTGACCACCGTGTTCGGCCTCGCTGCCGACCTCAAATACGTGGGAGCACTGTTCATCATGATTGTTGTCCTCTTGTTCCGGCCTCAGGGCATCTTGGGCCGTCGCGAGCGCGTAGGTTAG
- a CDS encoding ABC transporter ATP-binding protein → MSATSAAPAAQPVHDEDSVVKVTNLVAGYLPGVNILNGCSIEARKGELIGIIGPNGAGKSTLLKAMFGLVKVHSGSVVVRGQDITGLKANKLVSKGVGFVPQNNNVFASLTIEENLQMGMFQRPKDFAERFDFVSGLFPELAKRRAQRAGSLSGGERQMVAMGRALMMDPAVLLLDEPSAGLSPVKQDETFLRVHEINRAGVSVIMVEQNARRCLQICDRGYVLDQGKDAYTGTGRELMKDPKVIQLYLGTLADEV, encoded by the coding sequence ATGAGCGCCACCAGCGCGGCACCCGCCGCACAGCCCGTGCACGATGAGGATTCTGTCGTCAAGGTCACCAACCTGGTGGCCGGCTACCTCCCCGGCGTCAACATCCTCAACGGCTGCAGCATCGAAGCCCGCAAGGGCGAGCTGATCGGCATCATCGGGCCGAACGGAGCCGGCAAGTCGACGCTGCTCAAGGCGATGTTCGGCCTCGTCAAAGTCCACTCCGGGTCGGTTGTGGTCCGCGGCCAGGACATCACCGGGCTCAAGGCAAACAAGCTCGTCAGCAAGGGCGTCGGCTTCGTGCCGCAGAACAACAACGTCTTCGCCTCCCTGACCATCGAGGAAAACCTGCAGATGGGCATGTTCCAGCGGCCCAAGGACTTCGCCGAACGGTTCGACTTTGTCTCGGGCCTGTTCCCTGAGCTCGCTAAACGGCGCGCCCAGCGGGCCGGCTCGCTCTCCGGCGGTGAGCGCCAGATGGTCGCCATGGGGCGTGCCCTGATGATGGACCCGGCCGTGCTGCTGCTCGATGAGCCCTCCGCAGGCCTCTCCCCCGTCAAACAGGATGAGACCTTCCTCCGGGTCCACGAGATCAACCGGGCCGGCGTCTCCGTGATCATGGTGGAACAGAATGCGCGCCGCTGCCTGCAGATCTGCGACCGCGGCTACGTCCTTGACCAGGGCAAGGACGCCTACACCGGCACCGGTCGGGAACTCATGAAGGACCCCAAGGTCATCCAGCTGTACCTGGGCACGCTGGCCGACGAGGTCTAG
- a CDS encoding ABC transporter substrate-binding protein: MTSLPQVAPRIAKLTSLSIGVALLATACGGPSTPTSTGSPTAAAAGIACPAPSATGSATTAAAAGGSVPASTTTTPTPLKIGSLLPTTGSLAFLGPPEIAGVNLGIKEINDAGGVLGKPVEVIHRDSGDTKTDIATQSTNALLGSGVSAIVGAASSGVSKTVINQITGAGVIQFSPANTSPDFTAWDDKGLYWRTAPSDVLQGKVLGNYMATCGAQTVGMIVLNDAYGTGLAKNVKAAFEAAGGQVVAEELFNEGDSQFSSQVDKIIAAKPDAIALITFDQAKSIVPLMTGKGVKPTQMFLVDGNTSDYSKDFQPGTLKGAQGTIPGTFAKDDFKKKLLTIDPALKDYSYAGESYDAVNLIALAAEAAKSTKGTDIAAQLKGVSEGGEKCNTFPSCVTLLRNGQDVDYDGQSGPITFSDAGDPTEAYIGIYEYQDDNTYTPAKEEFGQL; this comes from the coding sequence ATGACTTCACTCCCCCAGGTGGCGCCCCGCATCGCTAAGCTCACATCGCTTAGCATCGGCGTCGCTCTTCTGGCTACGGCTTGTGGTGGCCCGTCCACCCCGACGTCGACTGGATCCCCCACCGCCGCGGCCGCAGGCATCGCTTGCCCGGCCCCCAGTGCAACCGGCAGCGCCACCACTGCCGCCGCTGCCGGCGGTTCCGTGCCTGCTTCCACAACGACCACCCCGACGCCGCTCAAGATCGGCTCGCTCCTGCCGACCACCGGGTCGCTGGCCTTCCTCGGCCCGCCCGAAATCGCGGGTGTCAACCTCGGCATCAAGGAAATCAACGATGCCGGCGGCGTGCTGGGCAAACCGGTCGAGGTCATTCACCGAGACTCCGGCGACACCAAGACGGACATTGCCACGCAGTCCACCAACGCGTTGCTTGGCTCAGGCGTCAGCGCAATCGTTGGTGCGGCTTCCTCCGGTGTGTCCAAGACGGTCATCAACCAGATCACCGGTGCCGGCGTTATCCAGTTCTCCCCGGCCAACACCTCGCCGGACTTCACCGCCTGGGACGACAAGGGCCTCTACTGGCGCACCGCCCCCTCGGACGTGCTCCAGGGCAAGGTCCTCGGCAACTACATGGCTACCTGTGGAGCCCAGACCGTTGGCATGATCGTCTTGAACGACGCTTACGGCACCGGTCTGGCGAAGAACGTGAAGGCAGCGTTCGAGGCAGCAGGCGGCCAGGTTGTCGCCGAGGAACTCTTCAACGAAGGCGATTCCCAGTTCAGCAGCCAGGTGGACAAGATCATCGCTGCCAAGCCGGACGCAATCGCACTGATCACCTTTGACCAGGCCAAGAGCATTGTTCCGCTGATGACGGGCAAGGGCGTCAAGCCCACCCAGATGTTCCTCGTGGACGGCAACACGTCCGACTACAGCAAGGACTTCCAGCCCGGCACGCTGAAGGGCGCCCAGGGCACCATCCCGGGCACCTTCGCCAAGGATGACTTCAAGAAGAAGCTCCTGACGATCGACCCCGCCCTGAAGGACTACAGCTACGCAGGCGAATCCTACGATGCCGTGAACCTGATCGCCCTGGCCGCCGAGGCCGCCAAGAGCACCAAGGGCACCGACATCGCGGCACAGCTCAAGGGCGTTTCCGAGGGTGGCGAGAAGTGCAACACCTTCCCGTCCTGCGTCACTCTCCTCCGCAACGGCCAGGATGTCGACTATGACGGCCAGTCCGGCCCCATAACGTTCTCCGACGCCGGTGACCCGACCGAAGCCTACATCGGGATCTATGAGTACCAGGATGACAACACCTACACGCCGGCCAAGGAAGAATTCGGCCAGCTGTAA
- a CDS encoding Bax inhibitor-1/YccA family protein, translating into MALGGNPIFNGKNFRGATQAPPAPQAYGQGNFGQNPYGQGQYAQGGWNAAQQGMTQDQLQDMYNRPAAGPADTGRMTFDDVIMKTAACLGMVIAGAAVTLVVALGLASMLMIVGALGGFVLALVNTFKKQPSPALILAYAGLEGLFLGGLTRILDGLYPGVGLQAVIGTLSVFAVTLVLFKSGKVRATPKAMRFFMIAIIGYAVFSLVNMVMMWTGAVDSPFGLRTSMEIFGIPLGVFIGLLAIGLAAFSLIMDFTSIEAGVRSGAPQRFSWTAAFGLTVTLVWLYVEIIRLLSILRGDES; encoded by the coding sequence ATGGCACTTGGCGGAAACCCGATCTTCAACGGAAAGAACTTCCGTGGAGCCACCCAGGCACCGCCTGCCCCGCAGGCGTACGGCCAGGGCAACTTCGGTCAGAACCCGTATGGCCAGGGCCAGTACGCGCAGGGCGGCTGGAATGCAGCCCAGCAGGGTATGACCCAGGACCAGCTCCAGGACATGTACAACCGGCCCGCCGCCGGCCCTGCCGACACGGGACGCATGACCTTTGACGACGTCATCATGAAGACGGCGGCCTGCCTCGGCATGGTGATCGCCGGCGCGGCCGTGACCCTGGTCGTCGCTCTGGGCCTGGCGTCCATGCTGATGATCGTCGGGGCGCTGGGCGGCTTCGTCCTCGCGCTCGTCAACACCTTCAAGAAGCAGCCGTCACCGGCGCTGATCCTGGCCTACGCGGGACTGGAAGGCCTCTTCCTCGGCGGCCTGACGCGGATCCTCGACGGGCTGTACCCCGGCGTGGGCCTGCAGGCCGTCATCGGCACGCTCTCCGTCTTCGCTGTCACCCTCGTGCTCTTCAAGAGCGGTAAGGTCCGGGCCACGCCGAAGGCCATGCGCTTCTTCATGATCGCCATCATCGGCTACGCCGTCTTCTCGCTGGTCAACATGGTGATGATGTGGACCGGCGCGGTGGACTCCCCGTTCGGCCTGCGCACGAGCATGGAGATCTTCGGCATCCCGCTGGGCGTCTTCATCGGCCTGCTGGCGATCGGCCTGGCCGCGTTCTCCCTGATCATGGACTTCACCAGCATTGAAGCCGGCGTCCGCAGCGGTGCCCCGCAGCGCTTCTCCTGGACCGCCGCCTTCGGCCTCACCGTGACCCTCGTGTGGCTGTACGTGGAGATCATCCGCCTGCTGTCGATCCTGCGCGGCGACGAGAGCTAG
- a CDS encoding branched-chain amino acid ABC transporter permease — MDFGFILSSAAAELFSPTTAAYALAALGLAVHFGYSGLLNFGQAGFMAVGAYGFAISTLSFGVPFFVGLLIAIICATIFALLLGIPTLRLRADYLAIVTIAAAEIVRYIVTTNQLTAVTGSANGLAAFEGGFYAMNPFPEGSYLGMNNRDFFIRVVGWGLVIVSCTLVWLLMRSPWGRVLKGIREDENAVRSLGKNVYAYKMQALVIGGVLGALAGMIFTLPRGAVQPANYGTELTFFLYTCLLLGGLGTVLGPVIGAMIFWVVLSLTQGILYGLIESGAVTWLNTVQAGQLRYILVGVALMLLMIFRPQGVFGNKKELAFA, encoded by the coding sequence ATGGACTTCGGATTCATACTTTCCAGCGCTGCCGCTGAGCTGTTCAGCCCGACGACGGCGGCCTACGCCCTTGCCGCCCTCGGCCTTGCGGTCCACTTCGGCTACTCGGGCCTGCTGAACTTCGGCCAGGCCGGCTTCATGGCGGTGGGAGCCTACGGCTTCGCCATCTCCACCCTCTCCTTCGGCGTGCCCTTCTTCGTCGGCCTCCTGATCGCCATAATCTGCGCGACCATCTTCGCCTTGCTGTTGGGCATCCCCACTCTGCGCCTGCGCGCGGACTACCTGGCCATCGTCACGATCGCGGCTGCCGAAATAGTCCGCTATATCGTGACCACGAACCAGCTGACCGCGGTAACCGGCTCCGCCAACGGTCTTGCCGCCTTCGAAGGCGGGTTCTATGCCATGAACCCGTTCCCCGAGGGCTCCTATCTCGGCATGAACAACCGGGACTTCTTCATCCGGGTCGTCGGCTGGGGACTCGTTATCGTCAGCTGCACCCTGGTGTGGCTGCTGATGCGCAGCCCCTGGGGCCGCGTCCTCAAGGGCATCCGCGAAGACGAAAACGCCGTCCGCTCCCTCGGCAAGAACGTCTACGCTTACAAGATGCAGGCCCTTGTCATCGGCGGCGTGCTCGGCGCCCTGGCGGGCATGATCTTCACCCTCCCCCGCGGCGCGGTCCAGCCGGCGAACTACGGCACCGAACTGACGTTCTTCCTGTACACCTGCCTGCTGCTCGGCGGCCTCGGCACGGTGCTGGGACCGGTCATCGGCGCCATGATTTTCTGGGTCGTGCTGTCCCTGACGCAGGGCATCCTGTACGGCCTGATCGAATCAGGTGCCGTCACCTGGCTGAACACGGTCCAGGCCGGTCAGCTGCGTTACATCCTGGTGGGTGTCGCCCTGATGCTGCTGATGATCTTCAGGCCCCAGGGCGTCTTCGGCAACAAGAAGGAGCTGGCTTTCGCATGA
- a CDS encoding N-acetyltransferase: MTAEKDLHTLLATMRPERRDGEFVYALWPHGKPLAGAIAAAVREAEGLTVVLPRAEADRLELSYDFVGAWITLQVHSALEAVGLTAAVRAALTEAKISCNVLAGFHHDHILVPVADADRALEVLHELVADSGERKPAPELVLRSEQPADRPALLALAAAAFAVSPVTGLRFDGEPEEVELLARLFECEEYLPEFSVVAELDGEIVGHVISTRGWAGELKLLGLGPIGVVPRLQRHGIGSALMTETIARANVAGECGIALLGSPEYYSRFGFVPSTSLGVEAPDPAWGVHFQLLPLALWPGGVSGTFRYAGPFG; this comes from the coding sequence CCCGAACGCCGCGACGGCGAGTTCGTCTATGCCCTGTGGCCGCATGGTAAACCCCTGGCAGGCGCGATCGCGGCAGCCGTCCGGGAGGCGGAAGGCCTGACCGTGGTGCTGCCACGGGCCGAGGCGGACCGGCTGGAGCTGTCCTATGACTTTGTCGGGGCCTGGATCACGCTGCAGGTGCACTCCGCGCTCGAGGCGGTCGGCCTGACGGCAGCCGTCAGGGCCGCGTTGACCGAGGCGAAGATCAGCTGCAATGTCCTGGCAGGATTCCACCACGACCATATTCTGGTCCCCGTGGCCGACGCCGACCGTGCCCTCGAGGTACTGCACGAGCTGGTCGCCGACAGCGGGGAGCGGAAGCCCGCGCCCGAGCTCGTGCTGCGCAGCGAACAGCCCGCCGACCGCCCTGCCCTCCTGGCCTTGGCTGCCGCGGCCTTCGCCGTCTCGCCCGTCACCGGGCTCCGGTTCGACGGGGAACCGGAGGAGGTCGAACTGCTCGCCAGGCTATTCGAGTGCGAGGAATACTTGCCGGAGTTCAGCGTCGTTGCGGAGCTCGACGGCGAGATTGTGGGCCATGTGATCAGTACCCGCGGCTGGGCGGGGGAGCTGAAACTGCTGGGCCTTGGTCCCATCGGCGTGGTGCCGCGGCTGCAGCGCCATGGCATCGGTTCCGCGCTGATGACGGAAACCATAGCCCGCGCAAATGTGGCGGGGGAGTGCGGTATCGCCCTGCTCGGCAGCCCGGAGTATTACTCGAGGTTCGGCTTCGTGCCGTCCACCTCCCTCGGCGTCGAGGCCCCGGACCCCGCCTGGGGCGTGCACTTCCAGCTGCTTCCGCTGGCCCTTTGGCCGGGTGGCGTCAGCGGGACCTTCCGCTACGCCGGCCCGTTCGGCTGA